One window of the Anguilla rostrata isolate EN2019 chromosome 13, ASM1855537v3, whole genome shotgun sequence genome contains the following:
- the cdc42 gene encoding cell division control protein 42 homolog isoform X2, with protein sequence MQTIKCVVVGDGAVGKTCLLISYTTNKFPSEYVPTVFDNYAVTVMIGGEPYTLGLFDTAGQEDYDRLRPLSYPQTDVFLVCFSVVSPSSFENVKEKWVPEITHHCPKTPFLLVGTQIDLRDDPSTIEKLAKNKQKPVTPETAEKLARDLKAVKYVECSALTQRGLKNVFDEAILAALEPPETQRKRKCCIF encoded by the exons aTGCAGACCATTAAGTGTGTTGTCGTGGGCGACGGTGCCGTGGGTAAAACCTGTCTTTTAATCTCGTACACGACCAACAAATTCCCCTCTGAATACGTACCTACG GTCTTTGATAACTATGCAGTAACGGTTATGATTGGAGGGGAACCGTACACCCTAGGATTATTCGACACCGCAG gTCAGGAAGATTACGACAGGTTACGACCCCTGAGCTACCCCCAGACCGACGTCTTCTTAGTCTGCTTCTCCGtcgtctctccctcttccttcgAAAACGTTAAAGAAAAG TGGGTACCCGAAATCACCCACCACTGTCCAAAGACCCCCTTCCTGCTGGTGGGGACGCAGATCGACCTGCGGGACGACCCCTCCACCATCGAGAAGCTCGCCAAGAACAAGCAGAAGCCCGTCACCCCGGAGACGGCCGAGAAGCTGGCGCGGGACCTGAAGGCCGTGAAGTACGTGGAGTGCTCCGCCCTCACGCAG AGGGGTCTGAAGAATGTGTTTGATGAAGCTATCCTAGCTGCCCTTGAGCCtccagaaacacagagaaaaaggaagtgctgtatattttag
- the ap5b1 gene encoding AP-5 complex subunit beta-1: MTTASAWPQRISAFSLSPSQFLSSTTPDGFLAELLFELRDDKASESIKILLLSLLQEYPNVLCPSYTAGEETVLELLAIFNQAPVRAVNLRCHLMLAITNVLVCASRLDDQGNAAECVLDLLFQTAQDTNDLKDGQALRPLRAVACDCLREVETSFPGLFSQRLEALYLLKQQEMTPLHQAYCVLYTLSLKNAIHLLSRGDGAPGGELKSLLAGNEGLAWKAVEKPLPPVRLSSMGQIPVLQTNADVRELRAIVSLLLEESYLLTPVAQAALLRELVEVVAMVQALSPAIFKSQLLRLCGTAEVTLMHATLLMKAAFTDSLFTTEDENFFIKRLVGMSQHPLLGSTQKLFYMDCILHFPENRPISCNGEESLPVLVTPRLAASLLPTVFNNSSTMLCRLSLLSLVYMEADEDDDRGVSYLFDHLMALHRIVDNHGTREMTVTFFRAAFTFLGYFYQSEKFTSALTARLCELYSRHCYLAPNLINLVDRTQECLGDSGWPIQLLKALQKLIVELPIPELTLQNLSWHLKVLGRVARESQVPQRSTLCFLLSVLINSSLCSAGGWRLGNAVLTVCRNLLLHPSLDQVFIELADLLQHTMLRYEDADIRDHARFYYTLLTNLSREKLSGVLTKGPDVGPTKVRSLSSVMAESDEQSSCLTVHRTRQPVLQLVKVPQSESWEAPEEGESKSLEDTEVLTAYREQFLSPGFASEVNLKCHLRHVGEVKACHHKLFSICLHFELTDANYEEVRDITVPCLFKDRKPPVVRLKLRPRQPYPTRLRASAMFTTEDGLSWYTQLQDVFVSFPDVFLPLPVEADWSRESREQLFDRIRNGTRSEDSSRSASSLFCFELGDRSLSGLVDQTFHPYLVSRDPKQECYKVLFFLPPQCHVLLNITNTEDAVHVRIATDNWKLLPYINSYLQNVTSETHINAESQVPDAITEDTSREM, from the exons ATGACAACTGCAAGTGCCTGGCCCCAGAGAATCTCGGCTTTCTCACTCAGTCCATCGCAGTTCTTGTCCAGCACAACGCCGGATGGCTTCCTAGCTGAGCTCCTGTTCGAGCTTAGAGATGACAAGGCGAGCGAGAGCATCAAG ATTCTCCTGCTGTCCCTGCTGCAGGAGTACCCCAATGTCCTTTGCCCCAGCTACACGGCGGGGGAGGAGACGGTCCTTGAACTTCTGGCCATCTTCAACCAGGCTCCCGTCCGAGCCGTCAACCTCAGGTGCCACCTAATGCTGGCGATCACCAATGTCCTGGTGTGCGCTTCCCGTCTGGATGACCAGGGCAACGCGGCGGAGTGCGTCCTGGACCTCCTGTTTCAGACGGCCCAGGACACGAACGACCTGAAGGACGGGCAGGCCCTGCGCCCTCTCAGGGCCGTGGCCTGCGACTGCCTCCGCGAGGTGGAGACCTCGTTCCCCGGCCTGTTCTCCCAGAGGCTGGAGGCCCTCTACCTCCTGAAGCAGCAGGAGATGACGCCCCTGCACCAGGCCTACTGCGTCTTGTACACGCTGAGCCTGAAGAACGCCATTCACCTCTTGTCCCGGGGAGACGGGGCTCCCGGCGGGGAACTAAAGAGCCTTTTGGCTGGAAACGAGGGGCTGGCTTGGAAGGCCGTCGAGAAGCCCCTGCCCCCTGTCCGTCTGAGCTCCATGGGCCAGATCCCCGTGCTGCAGACAAACGCAGACGTCAGGGAGCTCAGGGCCATCGTCTCCTTGCTGCTGGAGGAGTCCTACCTGCTGACCCCGGTAGCCCAGGCTGCCCTGCTTCGAGAGCTCGTGGAGGTCGTGGCCATGGTCCAGGCCCTCTCGCCGGCCATTTTTAAGTCCCAGCTCCTGCGTCTCTGCGGGACCGCGGAGGTCACGCTCATGCACGCCACGCTGCTCATGAAGGCGGCCTTCACGGATAGCCTCTTCACCACGGAGGACGAGAACTTCTTCATCAAGAGGCTGGTGGGCATGTCGCAGCACCCTCTGCTGGGCAGCACGCAGAAGCTCTTCTACATGGACTGCATCCTGCATTTCCCGGAGAACCGCCCCATCTCCTGCAACGGCGAGGAGAGCCTGCCGGTGCTGGTCACCCCTCGCCTGGCCGCCTCCCTCCTGCCCACGGTGTTCAACAACAGCAGCACCATGCTGTGCAGGCTGAGCCTCCTCAGCCTGGTGTACATGGAGGCGGACGAGGACGACGACAGAGGGGTGAGCTATCTGTTCGACCACCTGATGGCGCTCCACAGAATCGTGGACAACCACGGCACCAGGGAGATGACGGTCACCTTTTTCAGAGCGGCTTTTACCTTCCTCGGCTATTTTTACCAGTCTGAGAAGTTCACCAGCGCCCTGACAGCGAGACTTTGCGAACTCTACTCAAGGCACTGTTACCTTGCACCAAACCTGATCAACTTGGTCGATCGTACCCAGGAATGTTTGGGCGATTCAGGATGGCCAATCCAGCTGCTTAAAGCATTGCAGAAACTGATTGTGGAGTTGCCAATCCCAGAGCTGACTCTCCAGAACCTCAGCTGGCACCTAAAAGTTTTAGGTCGGGTGGCGAGAGAGAGCCAAGTTCCCCAGAGAAGCACCCTGTGCTTTCTGCTCAGCGTCCTGATCAACTCCAGCCTGTGCTCGGCGGGAGGCTGGCGGTTGGGCAACGCGGTCCTCACGGTCTGTCGAAACCTGCTCCTGCACCCGAGCTTGGATCAGGTGTTCATCGAGCTGGCCgacctcctgcagcacaccaTGCTCCGCTACGAGGACGCGGACATCCGGGACCACGCCAGGTTCTACTACACCCTGCTGACCAACCTGTCGAGGGAGAAGCTCTCGGGGGTCCTGACGAAGGGGCCGGACGTCGGGCCGACGAAAGTGAGGTCCCTGTCCTCCGTCATGGCGGAAAGCGACGAGCAGTCCAGCTGCTTGACCGTGCACCGAACCAGGCAGCCAGTGCTGCAGCTTGTGAAGGTCCCGCAGAGCGAATCGTGGGAGGCGCCCGAAGAGGGGGAGTCCAAGAGCCTCGAGGACACCGAGGTGCTGACGGCCTATCGGGAACAATTTCTCAGCCCCGGCTTCGCTTCCGAGGTGAACCTGAAATGCCACCTGAGGCACGTGGGGGAGGTGAAAGCCTGTCACCACAAGCTCTTCAGCATCTGCCTCCATTTTGAGCTGACGGACGCCAATTACGAAGAAGTCAGAGACATCACCGTGCCGTGCCTCTTCAAGGACAGGAAGCCCCCGGTCGTGCGCCTCAAACTGAGGCCGCGCCAGCCTTACCCGACCCGCCTTCGCGCCAGCGCCATGTTCACCACCGAGGACGGCCTATCTTGGTACACCCAGCTGCAGGACGTCTTTGTGTCTTTCCCCGATGTCTTCCTTCCGCTCCCCGTCGAAGCCGATTGGTCCCGGGAGAGCAGGGAGCAGCTCTTCGACCGCATCCGGAACGGCACGCGTTCGGAGGACAGCAGCCGGTCGGCCAGCAGCCTGTTCTGCTTCGAGCTCGGAGACCGCAGCCTCTCTGGCCTGGTCGATCAGACCTTCCACCCTTACCTGGTCTCCAGGGACCCAAAGCAGGAGTGTTACAAGGTCTTGTTCTTCCTGCCGCCTCAGTGCCACGTGCTGCTGAACATCACGAACACGGAGGATGCCGTTCACGTCAGAATCGCCACTGACAACTGGAAGCTTCTGCCTTACATAAACTCTTACTTACAGAATGTCACAAGCGAGACACACATTAACGCAGAAAGCCAAGTGCCAGATGCCATAACAGAAGATACCTCGCGTGAGATGTGA
- the c13h1orf50 gene encoding uncharacterized protein C1orf50 homolog produces MEKTISLPNQLNKTTPVTLVETTSTPCGVELVSSYQTNRVGDPMDLIALAQQVQKGDEFIRANACNKLTVIADQIRYLQEQARKVLEDAKKDAELHHAACNVVKKPGNMYYLYMRESGQRYFSIISPQEWGPGCPHKFLGAYKLQYDMSWTPLEDVEKRDAEIGIMDKLLNQQTALPPASEPNFQGLS; encoded by the exons atggaaaagactATTAGCTTGCCAAATCAACTTAACAAAACCACTCCGG TTACCCTGGTGGAGACCACCAGCACTCCGTGTGGCGTGGAGCTAGTGAGCTCCTACCAGACGAACAGAGTAGGGGATCCTATGGACCTCATTGCACTGGCACAGCAAGTGCAGAAG GGAGATGAGTTTATCAGGGCCAATGCCTGTAACAAATTGACCGTCATTGCTGATCAAATACGGTACCTTCAGGAGCAAGCAAGAAAG GTGTTGGAAGACGCGAAGAAGGATGCTGAGCTGCATCATGCAGCCTGCAATGTGGTCAAGAAACCCGGGAACATGTATTACCTTTACATGCGCGAGTCAGGACAGCGGTATTTCTCCATAATCTCCCCTCAG gaatgGGGACCCGGCTGCCCGCACAAGTTCCTCGGCGCCTACAAGCTTCAGTACGACATGTCTTGGACGCCTCTGGAGGACGTGGAAAAAAGAGACGCAGAAATCGGCATCATGGACAAGCTGTTAAACCAGCAGACTGCCCTGCCGCCTGCGTCGGAGCCCAACTTTCAGGGGCTGTCCTAA